The following are encoded together in the Primulina tabacum isolate GXHZ01 chromosome 18, ASM2559414v2, whole genome shotgun sequence genome:
- the LOC142533943 gene encoding ABC transporter G family member 24-like — MSRRKLGSSTLFAFFICIVLLRSHFLQLVRCQVGEFSPPIPENLDLLTQLAYNGLNNLTSDILSSKLIQDYSFCIEDPEAEWNTAFNFSSDLSFVAACLAKTGDVTPRLCNAAEMEVYFNSLKHGWNHIKPNRNCNSTHWVAGCEPGWACGTGSDEPTNFKNPHQIPMRQSNCQSCCEGFFCPYGITCMMPCPLGSYCPLATFHPNTSMCAPYSYKPPPGDSSHTCGGANVWTDAHSSNELFCLAGSYCPSSTETKPCSSGNYCPMGSTDEQRCFKLTTCNAKTASQDIHAYGIILIAALSTLLIIIYNCSDQILTTRERRYAKSREAAARTVREKTRARARWKAAKEAAKKHSQEFRSQFSGRFSKKNIPNSDQVIIFNQTESETTCDLYPSLSPTASQAKKTEPVHLMNMIYEIEGDSASFESFDLESREMNGKKIISKEKDIHTHSQIFKYAYAQLEKEKAQQQRDKDLTFSGVISMAMNREPIKRPLIEISFRDLTVTLKGKHKDLLRSVTGKIRPGRITAIMGPSGAGKTTFLSALAGKTVGCTVSGMIFINGKAISIHSYRKIIGFVPQDDIVHGNLTVEENLWFSARCRLSADLQKPEKVLIVERVIDALGLQPIRGSLVGTVEKRGISGGQRKRVNVGLELVMEPSLLFLDEPTSGLDSSSSQLLLRSLRREALEGVNICMVVHQPSYTLFQMFDDLILLARGGLTVYHGPVKNVEDYFSSLGINIPDRTNPPDYFIDILEGMVKTSSSSGVSYTELPVRWMLHNGYPVPPDLRKYAGPDTSPLNGDRGHEIPCSVPEEQSFAGEVWQDVKCNVERQRDMIRHNFLRSIDLSNRRTPSTFVQYKYFLGRVGKQRLREAKTQAVDYLILLIAGACLGSLTEANDMTFGFGAYTYTIIAVSLLCKIAALRSFSLDKLQYWRESASGISSLAHFSSKDTVDLFNTLIKPVVYLSMFYFFSNPRSTFTYNYIVLLCLVYCVTGIGYVLAIFLEPGPSQLCSVLLPVVLTLIATQSNGSKFVKILADFCYPKWALEAFVIANAERYYGVWLLTRCGSLLKYGYNVHHWIFRLCTLILAGLICRAIAFIGMVTLQKK; from the exons ATGAGTAGAAGGAAGCTGGGTTCATCCACACTGTTTGCTTTCTTTATCTGTATTGTGCTGCTCCGGTCACATTTCCTGCAGCTTGTGCGCTGTCAAGTGGGTGAATTCAGTCCACCCATTCCAGAAAATCTTGATTTGTTGACACAATTAGCGTACAATGGGCTCAATAATCTGACCTCTGATATTCTTTCCAGTAAACTTATTCAAGACTACAGCTTTTGCATTGAGGACCC GGAAGCTGAATGGAACACGGCTTTTAATTTTTCTTCAGATTTGAGTTTTGTAGCTGCTTGCCTGGCCAAAACTGGAG ATGTTACTCCAAGATTATGTAATGCGGCAGAGATGGAAGTTTACTTTAATAGCTTGAAGCATGGTTGGAATCACATTAAGCCTAATAGGAACTGTAACTCTACACATTGGGTTGCTGGTTGCGAGCCAGGATGGGCTTGTGGCACTGGCTCTGACGAGCCTACCAACTTTAAGAACCCTCATCAAATACCTATGAGGCAGTCTAATTGCCAGTCTTGCTGTGAAGGTTTCTTCTGCCCATATGGTATCACTTGCATGATGC CGTGTCCATTGGGTTCCTACTGTCCACTTGCAACCTTCCATCCTAATACAAGCATGTGTGCACC ATATTCTTACAAACCACCTCCAGGAGATTCAAGTCACACTTGTGGTGGTGCAAATGTGTGGACAGATGCTCATTCAAGTAATGAGTTATTTTGTTTGGCGGGTTCTTATTGCCCCTCAAGTACTGAGACAAAGCCTTGCAGCAGTGG AAATTACTGTCCAATGGGTTCTACAGATGAACAAC GATGCTTCAAGTTGACTACATGCAATGCCAAAACAGCAAGTCAAGATATTCATGCGTATGGTATTATACTAATT GCTGCACTAAGTACCCTTCTGATCATAATATATAACTGCTCCGACCAAATACTTACCACAAGAGAAAGGAGATACGCCAAATCCAGAGAAGCAGCGGCAAGAACTGTCAGGGAGAAGACGCGAGCCCGTGCGAGGTGGAAAGCTGCTAAAGAGGCTGCCAAAAAGCATTCTCAAGAATTTCGGTCACAATTTTCTGGCAGATTTTCGAAGAAGAATATTCCAAATTCTGATCAAGttataatttttaatcaaaCAGAAAGTGAAACTACGTGCGATTTGTATCCATCTTTGTCACCTACTGCATCTCAAGCTAAGAAAACCGAACCCGTCCATCTTATGAACATGATATATGAAATTGAAGGTGATTCCGCTAGTTTTGAGAGTTTTGATCTAGAGTCAAGAGAAATGAATGGCAAGAAAATAATCTCGAAAGAAAAGGATATTCATACTCACAGTCAGATTTTCAAGTACGCTTACGCACAACTTGAGAAAGAGAAAGCTCAACAGCAGCGCGACAAGGACCTTACGTTCTCGGGTGTCATTTCAATGGCAATGAACAGAGAGCCTATTAAACGGCCTCTAATTGAGATTTCTTTCAGAGACTTAACTGTCACTCTAAAGGGCAAACATAAAGATCTTTTGAGGTCCGTTACAGGGAAGATAAGACCTGGTCGTATTACTGCTATTATGGGCCCATCAGGTGCTGGAAAAACGACATTTCTTTCAGCTCTTGCAGGAAAAACAGTTGGATGCACAGTAAGCGGAATGATATTCATTAATGGGAAGGCGATATCTATTCATTCATACAGAAAAATCATTGGTTTTGTGCCGCAAGATGATATTGTGCATGGGAATTTGACTGTGGAAGAGAATCTATGGTTTAGTGCAAGATGCAG acTGTCTGCAGATTTACAAAAGCCGGAGAAAGTTCTTATTGTTGAGCGTGTCATTGACGCCTTGGGATTACAGCCAATACGGGGTTCATTAGTTGGAACAGTGGAGAAACGTGGTATCTCTGGAGGTCAGAGAAAACGAGTAAATGTTGGTCTAGAGTTAGTAATGGAACCGTCATTATTATTCTTGGATGAACCAACTTCGGGGTTGGATAGCTCATCATCTCAGCTACTTCTAAGATCACTTCGACGAGAAGCTCTGGAAGGGGTTAATATCTGCATGGTTGTCCATCAACCAAG CTATACATTGTTCCAGATGTTTGATGATTTAATACTTTTGGCAAGAGGAGGTCTCACTGTCTATCACGGACCTGTAAAAAATGTTGAAGATTATTTTTCGAGTCTTGGCATCAATATACCAGACCGTACTAATCCTCCAGATTACTTCATCGATATTTTGGAAGGAATGGTTAAAACTAGCTCAAGCTCAGGCGTGAGTTATACAGAACTTCCTGTTAGATGGATGCTACATAATGGTTATCCTGTGCCCCCAGATCTGAGAAAATATGCAGGACCTGATACATCCCCACTGAATGGTGATCGTGGTCATGAGATTCCTTGTTCTGTCCCGGAGGAGCAATCGTTTGCTGGGGAAGTATGGCAAGATGTTAAATGCAATGTGGAGCGGCAGCGTGACATGATACGGCACAACTTCCTTAGGTCGATTGACTTGTCAAATCGAAGAACCCCAAGTACTTTTGTGCAATACAAGTATTTCCTTGGAAG GGTCGGCAAGCAACGGCTGCGAGAAGCTAAAACGCAAGCAGTAGATTATCTCATCCTGTTAATTGCAGGTGCATGCTTGGGATCACTGACCGAGGCAAATGATATGACCTTTGGATTCGGTGCTTATACATATACAATAATTGCTGTTT CTTTGTTGTGCAAGATCGCAGCTTTAAGATCATTTTCTCTCGACAAATTACAATACTGGAGGGAGAGTGCTTCTGGCATTAGCAGCCTGGCCCATTTTTCGTCCAAAGACACCGTCGACCTATTCAATACCCTGATAAAACCTGTGGTCTATCTCTCAATGTTTTACTTCTTCAGCAATCCAAGATCAACCTTTACATATAACTACATTGTCTTGCTCTGCCTTGTTTACTGTGTTACTGGTATTGGATATGTGCTGGCCATCTTTCTTGAACCTGGTCCCTCTCAGCTG TGCTCGGTATTACTTCCTGTTGTTCTGACTCTCATCGCGACTCAGTCGAACGGGAGCAAATTCGTGAAAATTTTAGCAGATTTTTGTTATCCAAAGTGGGCCTTAGAAGCATTTGTTATAGCAAACGCAGAACG ATACTATGGTGTGTGGCTATTAACCCGTTGTGGTTCATTACTCAAGTATGGGTACAATGTTCATCATTGGATTTTTCGTTTATGCACACTAATTCTTGCTGGCCTAATCTGTCGTGCCATCGCTTTCATTGGTATGGTGACACTCCAAAAAAAGTGA
- the LOC142533304 gene encoding ATPase GET3B-like, translated as MASCSFTSNSIANYANLKPVTIMISYDYRHSYLFKTPLFTSFSKFKSSGSSSFVTISIARKMPRGKFQVRSVAAPTESVAGFDEMVSGTQRKYYMLGGKGGVGKTSCAASLAVKFANNGHPTLVVSTDPAHSLSDSFAQDLTGGTLVPVEGPNSPLFALEINPEKAREEFRSASQKNGGSGVKDFMDGMGLGIIADQLGKLKLGELLDTPPPGLDEAIAISKVIQFLESPEYSMFTRIVFDTAPTGHTLRLLSLPDFLDASIGKILKLRQKITSATSAIKSLFVQEENRQDAADKLEKLRERMIKVRELFRDTNSTEFVIVTIPTVMAISESSRLCASLKKESVPVKRLVVNQILPPSASDCKFCAMKRKDQTRALNVIQNDPELSSLKLIQAPLVDIEIRGVPALRFLGEAVWK; from the exons ATGGCTTCTTGTTCTTTCACTTCGAATTCCATTGCTAATTACGCAAATCTAAAGCCTGTGACGATTATGATTAGCTATGACTATCGTCATTCTTACTTATTCAAGACACCCCTTTTTACGTCTTTCTCGAAATTCAAGTCCAGTGGTAGCTCCAGCTTTGTGACTATTTCTATTGCCAGAAAGATGCCCCGGGGAAAATTTCAAG TTAGATCAGTTGCTGCTCCCACAGAATCTGTTGCTGGCTTTGACGAAATGGTCTCTGGAACACAACGCAAATATTACATGCTTGGTGGAAAAGGAGGAGTTGGAAAGACCAGCTGTGCTGCATCACTTGCTGTTAAATTTGCAAATAATGGTCATCCCACCCTAGTTGTTTCAACTGATCCTGCACATTCCTTGAGTGATTCCTTCGCTCAG GATTTAACTGGAGGGACGTTAGTGCCTGTTGAGGGTCCCAATTCTCCGCTTTTTGCACTTGAG ATAAACCCTGAAAAAGCAAGGGAAGAATTTCGAAGTGCCAGTCAGAAAAATGGTGGAAGTGGAGTAAAAGATTTCATGGACGGAATGGGGCTTGGTATCATTGCAGACCAG CTTGGGAAACTGAAGCTTGGAGAGTTGCTGGATACACCACCTCCTGGTCTAGATGAAGCTATTGCAATTTCCAAG GTTATTCAATTTCTTGAATCACCAGAGTACAGTATGTTTACTCGAATAGTGTTTGATACTGCCCCCACG GGTCATACATTGCGCctcttgtcattgccagactttTTGGATGCTTCTATCGGAAAGATTTTGAAG TTGAGGCAGAAAATAACTTCAGCTACTTCGGCTATAAAATCTCTCTTTGTCCAGGAAGAAAACCGGCAAGATGCT GCTGACAAATTGGAGAAATTAAGGGAGAGAATGATAAAAGTGAGAGAGCTTTTCCGTGATACCAACTCAACAGAGTTTGTCATTGTAACGATTCCTACG GTGATGGCCATCAGTGAATCATCAAGATTATGTGCGTCCTTGAAGAAAGAAAGTGTTCCAGTTAAGAGACTGGTTGTTAACCAAATTCTGCCTCCATCTGCCTCTGACTGCAAGTTCTGTGCAATGAAGAGAAAG GATCAAACACGTGCTTTAAATGTGATTCAGAACGATCCAGAGCTCTCTAGCTTGAAACTGATCCAGGCGCCTCTCGTTGATATAGAAATCAGAGGTGTTCCTGCTCTTCGGTTTCTTGGGGAAGCTGTTTGGAAATGA
- the LOC142533942 gene encoding uncharacterized protein LOC142533942: MYRIIEHFALGRRRLELFGGDHNIRSGWLTVGKELSSSNFNSEAYVKNFADKDGKFWVGLGGRNPPQEAPHLILITPEIESLRPKSPMKNQQQQSSASITSTNINSGNIWPTGMSPQNHNTNQEIYGSNVQSAAPWSSTMEMFKGREVGHLPSEDKAFDMSGYNKSLGTRNGNLLDSEFH, from the exons ATGTACCGAATCATAGAGCATTTTGCTCTTGGACGAAGGAGGCTTGAGCTTTTTGGTGGGGACCATAACATTCGTTCTGGATGGTTGACAGTTGGCAAAGAATTGTCGTCTTCAAATTTCAATTCTGAG GCATATGTCAAGAATTTTGCAGACAAGGATGGAAAATTTTGGGTGGGCTTGGGAGGAAGAAATCCACCCCAGGAGGCACCACACCTTATCCTAATCACCCCAGAAATAGAGTCTCTTCGTCCCAAATCACCGATGAAGAATCAGCAGCAACAGTCATCGGCATCCATCACCTCGACAAACATAAATTCTGGGAACATATGGCCTACTGGAATGTCACCCCAGAATCATAATACGAATCAAGAAATTTATGGCTCGAACGTGCAGTCTGCAGCTCCATGGTCTTCAACGATGGAAATGTTCAAAGGACGAGAAGTCGGCCATCTGCCTTCTGAAGATAAGGCGTTTGACATGTCTGGGTACAACAAATCACTTGGTACACGTAATGGTAACCTTTTAGATTCCGAATTTCACTGA